The following proteins are encoded in a genomic region of Saccharopolyspora antimicrobica:
- a CDS encoding LacI family DNA-binding transcriptional regulator: MGPIRPTIADVARAAGVSRTTVSHALNGIGKVDPRTRERVVQAAAELGYRPSLRAQRLRSGQSRTIGLVSSMPVAVAGGPSKLGFFMEVAAAAAETAMLSGFALVVVPPLDTDPPLDALDIDGAIVIEPDQDDPTTKRLQSRGVPIVTIGPQQGMDLPHVDLRAPQVGRLLLDHLREQGARRIALLMGSGHRSWYVDLAEVYAQFAREHGMPPLVVEADESGGEETGQAACAELLEKHPDVDAICAAVDAFALGAVRAVAERGLRIPDDVRVATRYDGVRARTSTPTLTAVDLNLAQAAASAVELLLANLKGTEVPQVVSNPDPRLVVRESTRQQ, encoded by the coding sequence GTGGGACCGATCCGGCCGACGATCGCCGACGTCGCGCGGGCGGCCGGGGTGTCGCGCACGACCGTGTCGCACGCGCTCAACGGGATCGGCAAGGTCGACCCGCGCACGCGCGAGCGGGTGGTCCAGGCCGCCGCCGAACTCGGCTACCGCCCGAGCCTGCGCGCGCAGCGACTGCGCAGCGGCCAGTCGCGGACCATCGGCCTGGTGTCGTCGATGCCGGTCGCGGTGGCGGGCGGGCCGTCCAAGCTCGGCTTCTTCATGGAGGTCGCCGCCGCGGCGGCCGAGACCGCGATGCTCAGCGGCTTCGCGCTGGTCGTCGTGCCGCCGCTGGACACCGATCCGCCGCTGGACGCCCTGGACATCGACGGCGCGATCGTGATCGAGCCGGACCAGGACGACCCGACGACCAAGCGCCTGCAGTCCCGCGGGGTGCCGATCGTGACGATCGGCCCGCAGCAGGGCATGGACCTGCCGCACGTCGACCTGCGCGCGCCGCAGGTCGGGCGCCTGCTGCTGGATCACCTGCGCGAGCAGGGCGCCCGCCGCATCGCGCTGCTGATGGGCAGCGGGCACCGCAGCTGGTACGTGGACCTGGCGGAGGTCTACGCGCAGTTCGCCCGGGAGCACGGCATGCCGCCGCTGGTCGTGGAAGCCGACGAGTCCGGCGGCGAGGAGACCGGTCAGGCCGCCTGCGCGGAGCTGCTGGAGAAGCACCCCGACGTCGACGCGATCTGCGCGGCGGTGGACGCCTTCGCGCTCGGCGCGGTGCGCGCGGTGGCCGAGCGCGGCCTGCGCATCCCCGACGACGTGCGGGTGGCCACCCGCTACGACGGCGTGCGGGCCCGAACCAGCACCCCGACCCTGACCGCGGTGGACTTGAACCTCGCGCAAGCCGCGGCGAGCGCGGTCGAGCTCCTGCTGGCGAACCTGAAGGGCACCGAGGTCCCGCAGGTGGTCAGCAATCCCGATCCGCGCCTGGTCGTCCGCGAGTCGACCCGCCAGCAGTGA
- a CDS encoding primosomal protein N' has protein sequence MAGAQPRKRKGATEERTAAAHRPVARVLVDVPLPVHLDRPFDYLVPDRLDADAVPGCRVRVRFRGKLVDGYLLERNETTDFQGTLSWVERVPSAEPVLTPELLEMARAVATRYGGMLADVVRLAIPPRHAGAEKKAPREPGPPPARPGTDGWARYQHGQSFLDALHAGRSARAVWQALPGEDWPARLAEAAATAASAGRGALIVVPDHRDLQRVHDACAGLLGDEVVALAAELAPAERYRRWLAVLRGASRVVVGTRAAMFAPVHDLGFAAVWDDGDDLHSYPQVPYPHTRDVLTQRAHVAGAALIVGGFARTAEAALLAESGWAHELVAHRTEVRAAAPRVTAIGEDDTQLARDPAARAARLPSVGFEAARAALGAGAPVLVQVPRRGYVPALACGDCRERARCRRCAGPLALPGGSEGGAPKPAACSWCGAAEAAFKCGNCGSRRLRAIAVGAGRTAEELGRAFSNVTVRTSGAGEVLATVPAKPALIVCTPGAEPVAEGGYGAALLLDGRTLLARPELRAAETTLRLWFDAAALVRPARDGGRVVVMAESSLQPVQALVRWDPAWFASLELAERAELGFPPARRVAAVDGTPEAIEALLDSADLPDSAEILGPVPLGEVDEDGNSERERLIVRVDRAEGRALASSLHAAQAIRAARKAAELQVRLDPLEML, from the coding sequence ATGGCAGGTGCACAACCCCGGAAGCGGAAGGGGGCGACGGAAGAGCGGACCGCGGCGGCGCACCGACCGGTGGCCCGCGTGCTGGTCGACGTCCCGCTGCCGGTGCACCTGGACCGCCCGTTCGACTACCTCGTCCCCGACCGGCTCGACGCCGACGCGGTGCCCGGCTGCCGGGTGCGGGTGCGCTTCCGGGGCAAGCTGGTCGACGGCTACCTGCTGGAGCGCAACGAGACCACCGACTTCCAGGGCACCCTGTCCTGGGTCGAGCGGGTGCCGTCGGCCGAGCCGGTGCTGACCCCGGAGCTGCTGGAGATGGCCCGCGCGGTGGCCACCCGCTACGGCGGCATGCTCGCCGACGTGGTGCGCCTGGCCATTCCGCCGCGGCACGCGGGAGCGGAGAAGAAGGCCCCGCGCGAGCCCGGCCCGCCCCCGGCCCGCCCCGGCACCGACGGCTGGGCGCGCTACCAGCACGGCCAGTCCTTTTTGGACGCCCTGCACGCCGGCCGCTCGGCGCGGGCGGTCTGGCAGGCGCTGCCCGGCGAGGACTGGCCGGCCCGCCTGGCCGAAGCCGCCGCGACCGCCGCATCGGCCGGGCGCGGAGCGCTGATCGTCGTCCCGGACCACCGCGACCTGCAACGCGTGCACGACGCCTGTGCCGGTCTGCTCGGCGACGAGGTCGTCGCGCTCGCCGCCGAACTCGCGCCCGCCGAGCGCTACCGGCGCTGGCTGGCTGTCCTGCGCGGTGCGTCGCGAGTGGTGGTCGGGACGCGCGCGGCGATGTTCGCCCCGGTGCACGACCTGGGCTTCGCGGCGGTGTGGGACGACGGTGACGACCTGCACAGCTACCCCCAGGTGCCCTACCCGCACACCCGCGACGTGCTCACCCAGCGCGCGCACGTGGCGGGAGCGGCGCTGATCGTCGGCGGCTTCGCCCGCACCGCCGAAGCCGCACTGCTCGCCGAGTCGGGCTGGGCGCACGAATTGGTCGCGCACCGCACGGAGGTACGAGCGGCAGCGCCGCGAGTGACCGCCATCGGCGAGGACGACACGCAGTTGGCCCGCGACCCGGCGGCGCGCGCAGCGCGGTTGCCGTCGGTGGGCTTCGAAGCGGCGCGAGCCGCGCTGGGCGCGGGAGCGCCGGTGCTGGTGCAGGTGCCGCGGCGCGGCTACGTGCCGGCGCTCGCGTGCGGCGACTGCCGCGAGCGGGCGCGGTGCCGGCGTTGCGCCGGGCCGCTGGCGCTGCCGGGAGGCAGCGAAGGCGGCGCGCCGAAGCCGGCGGCGTGCAGCTGGTGCGGAGCCGCGGAAGCGGCGTTCAAGTGCGGCAACTGCGGGTCGCGGCGGTTGCGGGCGATCGCCGTCGGCGCTGGTCGCACCGCTGAGGAGCTGGGGCGGGCCTTCAGCAACGTGACGGTGCGGACCTCCGGGGCCGGGGAGGTGCTGGCGACGGTTCCGGCCAAGCCCGCGCTGATCGTGTGCACGCCGGGAGCCGAGCCGGTGGCCGAGGGCGGCTACGGCGCGGCGCTGCTGCTGGACGGCCGGACGCTGTTGGCCCGGCCCGAGCTGCGCGCGGCCGAGACGACGCTGCGGTTGTGGTTCGACGCGGCTGCCCTGGTGCGCCCGGCCCGGGACGGTGGGCGGGTGGTCGTCATGGCCGAGTCCTCGTTGCAGCCGGTGCAGGCGCTGGTGCGGTGGGATCCGGCCTGGTTCGCCTCGCTGGAACTCGCCGAGCGCGCCGAGCTCGGCTTCCCCCCGGCACGCCGGGTCGCGGCCGTCGACGGCACCCCGGAGGCCATCGAGGCACTGCTGGACTCGGCGGATCTGCCGGATTCGGCGGAGATCCTCGGCCCGGTGCCGCTCGGCGAGGTCGACGAGGACGGCAACTCCGAGCGGGAACGCCTGATCGTCCGCGTCGACCGCGCCGAAGGCCGCGCCCTGGCGAGCTCGCTGCACGCGGCCCAAGCGATCCGCGCGGCCCGCAAGGCGGCCGAGCTCCAAGTCCGCCTCGATCCGCTGGAAATGCTCTGA
- a CDS encoding iron chaperone — translation MVSSSARDVDEYLAAVPAARRDALTRLRELCRAELSGFDEVMNYGMPAYQRDGAAEIAFAGQKRYISFYLLRTDVRDVFAERLAGHDMGKSCLRFRKVDSIDFDLVRDLLKATAATRGPVC, via the coding sequence GTGGTGAGCAGCTCGGCGCGTGATGTGGACGAGTACCTGGCAGCGGTCCCGGCGGCGCGCCGGGACGCGCTGACCCGGCTCCGCGAGCTGTGCCGCGCCGAGCTGAGCGGGTTCGACGAGGTCATGAACTACGGGATGCCCGCTTACCAGCGCGATGGCGCCGCCGAGATCGCCTTCGCCGGTCAGAAGCGGTACATCTCGTTCTACCTCCTGCGCACCGACGTGCGCGACGTCTTCGCGGAGCGGCTCGCCGGTCACGACATGGGCAAGAGCTGCCTGCGCTTCCGCAAGGTCGATTCGATCGACTTCGACCTCGTCCGCGACCTGCTGAAGGCGACGGCCGCGACCCGCGGCCCTGTCTGCTGA
- the lysA gene encoding diaminopimelate decarboxylase: MTLAELLPTYRRSLPEKLPAEIWPDAAVAMPSGDLVVSGVSLTELADRFGTPGYVLDLPTLRGQCRAYRALDAEIAYAGKAFLCRRMARLIAEEGLSLDVCSGGELATALSADFPAERILLHGNAKTDAELRSAAQAGVGRVVVDSLAEIDRLSGPQDVLIRVTPGVDGHTHRAVATGVEDQKFGASLAGGQAAVAVARVLARPELRLVGLHCHLGSQITDIAAYEEAVRRLVAFLAEIAVRHGVALPQLNLGGGHAVAYCPGDAAFDLRCFASRIPRVLSDECRKHGLLPPRLTLEPGRAIAARAGLTLYRVVTVKHSSTRTYVAVDGGFSDNPRAELYGARYTARLVGRFSNAQKRAMHVVGRHCEAGDVLIPDAQLPSDIRAGDLLAVPCTGAYHHSMASTYNLVPRPPVLAVDDGEAEIWVRRETETDLLRRDTA, encoded by the coding sequence GTGACCCTGGCTGAGCTGCTGCCCACCTACCGCCGGAGCCTGCCGGAGAAGCTGCCCGCCGAGATCTGGCCGGACGCGGCGGTGGCGATGCCCTCCGGCGACCTGGTGGTGAGCGGTGTCTCGCTCACCGAGCTCGCCGACCGCTTCGGCACGCCCGGCTACGTGCTGGACCTGCCGACCCTCCGCGGGCAGTGCCGCGCCTACCGCGCGCTGGACGCCGAGATCGCCTACGCGGGCAAGGCGTTCCTGTGCAGGCGGATGGCCCGGCTGATCGCCGAGGAAGGCCTGTCGCTGGACGTCTGCTCGGGCGGGGAGCTCGCCACCGCGCTGTCCGCCGACTTCCCCGCCGAGCGGATCTTGTTGCACGGCAACGCGAAGACCGATGCGGAGCTGCGCTCGGCGGCGCAGGCCGGGGTGGGCCGGGTGGTGGTCGACTCGCTCGCGGAGATCGACCGGCTGAGCGGACCGCAGGACGTCCTGATCCGGGTGACGCCCGGCGTCGACGGGCACACCCACCGGGCGGTGGCCACCGGGGTCGAGGACCAGAAGTTCGGCGCGTCGCTGGCGGGCGGGCAGGCCGCGGTGGCCGTGGCGCGGGTGCTCGCCCGCCCCGAGCTGCGGCTGGTGGGGCTGCACTGCCACCTCGGCTCGCAGATCACCGACATCGCCGCCTACGAGGAGGCGGTGCGGCGCCTGGTGGCCTTCCTCGCCGAGATCGCGGTGCGCCACGGTGTCGCGCTGCCGCAGCTCAACCTGGGTGGCGGGCACGCGGTGGCCTACTGCCCCGGCGATGCCGCGTTCGACCTGCGCTGCTTCGCCTCCCGCATCCCGCGCGTGCTCAGCGACGAGTGCCGCAAGCACGGCCTCCTGCCTCCGCGCCTGACGCTGGAACCGGGCCGGGCGATCGCGGCCCGGGCCGGGCTGACGCTGTACCGGGTGGTGACCGTGAAGCACAGCAGCACCCGGACCTACGTGGCGGTGGACGGCGGCTTCAGCGACAACCCGCGCGCGGAGCTGTACGGCGCGCGCTACACCGCGCGCCTGGTGGGCCGGTTCAGCAACGCGCAGAAGCGCGCGATGCACGTGGTCGGACGCCACTGCGAAGCCGGTGACGTGCTGATCCCCGACGCCCAGCTGCCCTCGGACATCCGCGCTGGAGACCTCCTGGCGGTCCCGTGCACCGGCGCCTACCACCACTCGATGGCCTCGACCTACAACCTGGTCCCCCGCCCCCCGGTGCTGGCCGTCGACGACGGCGAGGCCGAGATCTGGGTCCGCCGCGAGACCGAGACCGACCTCCTCCGCCGCGACACCGCCTAG
- a CDS encoding SDR family oxidoreductase, with amino-acid sequence MALHGKTAVVTGGSRGIGRAIVQRLTAEGATVLFGHVRDEAAAAALSADTGARAELVDVGETDQVARLFAAADEHLGELDILVNNAGIPGTTPFLDISEAEYDRIMAVNAKGTFLAMQHAARRMRGGGRIVNISSMSTAWASPGESAYAASKAAVEQLTQVAAKELGPRGITVNAVSPGPTDTDLLRGAVGADAIAATEHMTPLGRLGRPTDIADVVAFLVGPDAHWVTGQNIRATGGLV; translated from the coding sequence ATGGCACTCCACGGAAAGACAGCAGTCGTCACCGGTGGTTCCCGCGGCATCGGCCGGGCGATCGTGCAGCGCTTGACCGCCGAAGGCGCGACGGTGCTGTTCGGCCACGTCCGCGACGAAGCCGCCGCCGCGGCGCTCAGCGCCGACACCGGAGCGCGTGCGGAACTCGTCGACGTGGGCGAAACCGACCAGGTGGCAAGGCTTTTCGCCGCCGCCGACGAACACCTCGGCGAGCTGGACATCCTGGTCAACAACGCCGGAATCCCGGGCACCACGCCGTTCCTGGACATCTCCGAGGCCGAGTACGACCGGATCATGGCGGTCAACGCGAAGGGAACCTTCCTGGCGATGCAGCACGCGGCGCGGCGGATGCGCGGCGGCGGGCGGATCGTGAACATCTCCTCGATGAGCACCGCGTGGGCCAGCCCGGGGGAATCCGCTTACGCCGCGAGCAAAGCCGCCGTCGAACAGCTCACGCAGGTCGCGGCCAAGGAGCTCGGTCCGCGCGGGATCACCGTCAACGCGGTCTCCCCCGGTCCCACCGACACCGACCTGCTGCGCGGCGCGGTCGGCGCGGACGCCATCGCCGCGACCGAGCACATGACGCCCCTCGGCAGGCTCGGGAGGCCGACGGACATCGCCGACGTGGTCGCCTTCCTCGTCGGCCCGGACGCGCACTGGGTGACGGGCCAGAACATCCGCGCCACCGGCGGACTCGTCTGA
- a CDS encoding tRNA (cytidine(34)-2'-O)-methyltransferase: protein MFHVVFYHPEIPGNAGNAIRMAAGSGCALHLIEPLGFSVKDAKLRRAGLDYHDRAALHVHPDLDAAWRELQPQRIIAFTSKAERSYETVVYRPGDVLLFGPESTGLPDEVLADVTLRVRIPMLPGIRSMNLANSAAVAVYEAWRQQGFSLGSD, encoded by the coding sequence GTGTTTCACGTCGTGTTCTACCACCCGGAGATCCCCGGCAACGCGGGCAACGCGATCCGCATGGCGGCCGGCTCCGGCTGCGCCCTGCACCTGATCGAACCCCTCGGGTTCTCCGTGAAGGACGCGAAGCTGCGCCGGGCCGGGCTCGACTACCACGACCGGGCCGCCCTGCACGTCCACCCGGACCTCGACGCGGCGTGGCGGGAGCTGCAGCCGCAGCGGATCATCGCCTTCACCTCGAAGGCCGAGCGCTCCTACGAGACGGTCGTCTACCGGCCGGGCGACGTGCTGCTGTTCGGCCCGGAGTCCACCGGCCTGCCCGACGAAGTCCTCGCCGACGTGACGCTCCGGGTCCGCATCCCGATGCTGCCCGGGATCCGCTCGATGAACCTCGCCAACTCGGCCGCGGTCGCGGTCTACGAGGCCTGGCGCCAGCAGGGCTTCAGCCTGGGATCGGACTAG
- a CDS encoding MOSC domain-containing protein: MPTGIPLPATKIAALVSYPVKGCAGMSVRSFPLTEAGLAHDRTFMVVDDDGVFRTQRRWPRLARIQPAISGDRLELSAPGAGSIGVDVDVTGPRRAVELFGVGYRGIDQGDAVAEWLSELLGARSRLVRVPPEHDRVTDGEIPGTSGYADSSAVHVVSRSSLDRLDERAPRPVPMDRFRPNIVIEGWTEPHTEDRAGRITIGEAVLGFTKLAIRCAVTTVDQEAGLRDGPEPLRTLAGYRRIPDQGIAFGAKFAVLRTGTLAVGDPVTVDTWR, from the coding sequence GTGCCGACCGGAATTCCGCTGCCCGCGACGAAGATCGCGGCTCTGGTGAGCTACCCGGTGAAGGGCTGCGCCGGGATGTCCGTCCGGAGCTTCCCGCTGACCGAGGCGGGCCTGGCGCACGACCGGACCTTCATGGTCGTCGACGATGACGGTGTGTTCCGGACGCAGCGCCGGTGGCCCCGGCTCGCGCGGATCCAGCCGGCGATCAGCGGTGACCGGCTGGAGCTGAGCGCGCCCGGTGCCGGTTCGATCGGCGTGGACGTCGACGTGACCGGGCCGCGTCGGGCGGTGGAGCTCTTCGGCGTCGGATACCGGGGGATCGACCAGGGCGATGCCGTCGCGGAATGGCTCTCCGAGCTGCTCGGGGCCCGCAGCAGGCTGGTGCGGGTGCCACCGGAGCACGACCGCGTCACCGATGGCGAGATCCCCGGAACATCCGGATATGCCGACAGCTCCGCGGTGCACGTCGTGTCGCGGTCCTCATTGGACCGGCTCGACGAGCGCGCGCCCCGACCGGTGCCGATGGACCGCTTCCGCCCCAACATCGTGATCGAGGGCTGGACCGAGCCGCACACCGAGGACCGCGCCGGGCGCATCACGATCGGCGAGGCGGTGCTGGGCTTCACCAAGCTCGCGATCCGCTGCGCGGTCACCACGGTCGACCAGGAGGCCGGGCTCCGCGACGGCCCGGAGCCCCTGCGCACGCTCGCCGGCTACCGCCGAATTCCGGACCAGGGCATCGCTTTCGGTGCGAAGTTCGCGGTCCTGCGCACCGGAACGCTCGCCGTCGGCGACCCGGTCACAGTCGACACCTGGCGCTGA